The Vigna unguiculata cultivar IT97K-499-35 chromosome 1, ASM411807v1, whole genome shotgun sequence nucleotide sequence tcaaaaaataaggTACAAAAAATTTCGAAaatctaattatttaataatttactgGTTAATTTCGTTTGTTCATtctaaattaatctattatcaattttagaataataaattCCTAAATCTCTAATACCAATaagatataaatgaatatttaaaaatacgtTTACACTGAAATGAAGATAAAAGTGAACATAATTAAAATGTCTGCATAGAATCTTACAAACTTGACTATTTTAAACCTTCTCGTACCCTACGATTCTTCCCCAACGAAAAcgttgtttttttaatttttactaaaaaaattaatataattattattatagttacataaataatttatttacaaaattatatttatatgttatagTTAGAAATGTTAATAGTAAGAGATCGAATACCAATGTTTATCCGCGATCTAATtcgcaataaaaaaaattattcattatctTCTTGTTTacctatttgtttatttatcgATATTTCTTTACAAAATATCCACatgtattttacaaaatatcCATGTATATACGTAGatacatacaaatatttaaaaaataagaataatttttaaagttttaaaataaaattacaaaaaatatatattaaatttaattagtaaGATGATACTTATTTATTCGAAAGTCAATTTCATACTTGTTTgtaaaaaatgtcaattatgTCCCACTACAGTGAAGATTCTGGAATGCCACAATACAAGCCGGAGTGGCGGACATATTAATGAAGTTACTGATACAATTACTAAACAGTGAATCTAACTAAAAGATAACCAAATACGAAATTAAAACTAAGAACAGACCTAGTATCTAATCCTAGCTAACTAAAACAGAGAAGAAATGCAGAAGTAACGGCAAACCAGTAAAAGCAAACTAAAACGGCAGAGAAAGCTCCCCGCCAACTTGAATTTACATTATATGTGGTGTGGGGGAGAATTATTCACATGTTAATAGAGAATTAAAATTGGTTCTTGGAAAAagcaaaaaaatcaaatgaaaatgTTCAAACTAAATGATAATTACAAAGAATGAATCTGAAACATCCCCACACTGATCTATCACTACTCTTGACTTGCTTTTTGGTTGACCACTGTTTGAGAAGGAATCGCACTTGACTTCTGTTGAACCAGTTCATTCACGGCAGTAGCAAGTTGTCCAATTTGAGTTTTTAAATCTTGAATCGTAGCTTCTATTGTTGGATCAACTTTGGCTTGCTGTGGTAGAGTAAAACCTGATTGTCCAAACTGCTGGAACTGTCCAGGATTGGATCCTACATTCTGCTTGAACTGTTGAGCCTGTTGATTGATCTTTTGCATTTGATTATAGGGCTGCTAGACAAACAACTGTGTTTGCAGATGTGGTGGTGGCACATATCTCATTTAGGTATATGTCTCCCTCCAGAACTATACTGCTGCTGCTGTCCTTGATTCTGGTTCTCCCAGGCCTGTTGGGGCTGCTTAAAAGCATTATTCTGCTGGCCCTGATAAACTCCAGCCACCAATTCTGTTCCAATATTAGAGACTTCTTGCAGATGAGGGCTCTCGAGAAGTAAATGGTAAAATCAACTCACAATGACAAAGCCttgaaccaacaaaaaaaaatgagataagaGACTCATAGCTTATATGAGCTAAAAAAGGTTACACTTTACAAGAATAATAGCTTACGTTTGTACCTATTGACAGTCAAGAGAGTGAATTACTAATAAACTGTTTTGTTGGCTTTAATAGGCCAAGAATGACCTAGTGCCAGTATAACTAGTTGCTAATGCCTTTCCAGCAGAGGTAGGCTGGGAGAATGCTAACTGGGAACGTCCAAGCTCAAGACCGGGACAAAAACTCTTCCTGCAACCAATTCAAATCAGGAAGTTCAAATCACTAGGCCAGGAAATGGTTGAAGAATAATTAAATGTACGTTTAGATgagtgtttaaaaaaataatttggagATAAATTGATGTGTTTTAATGTCTTTATTCTAAAAGTCAATTTGATACAAGACTTCGATATATCCCTTTTAATCCAACACAGAACTAGTTATCACTTCTTGTCAAATTAGAAAATAACTAGGCAtctatatattttctaaaatcacATTGAAATGATacaaaatcaattatcataCTTCCTTTTTGTAAAATCAAACACATTTTCCCAACCACTTAGCACTCGTTCCATGCAGTTAGCATTAGGActtaaaagagaaataatattCGTTAGAGGTCTTGCATTACCTATGAACTTattgaatttatataaaatatttgaagattCCATAATGAAACTAATGATGAATTGGGGTGCACATGCCAGAGGGTCAATTGAATCCAAATTTAATTGAAGTTACCTCACTGCATCTAGCAATTGGGTTGCAATGCCTTTTCTTCTGTTGGAGGGAGTAATCCAAATGGCCCTAACGCCACAAGCAGCAGCAGTTGGTTCGCTGTCACAGAAGATTGCCCCTTCCATCTTTTCAGAATCACTCACATTAACAACTTTTCTTTGGGTCTCCCTTTGAAAAATAACATTCCCAAACTGAAGAGTTGTAGAACGCGTCGTCACTCCCCTTTTCTTCGCGCTATGAACAGGTCCAGCATCAGAGCAAGACACAACTTTGAATGCCTTTTCAATTGGTTCTGCAACGAGACATCCAGCAACCCTGTTAAGATAAACAAACAGATACACTTTACAGCGCTCATGAAGTATCCACCCACTTCCAATCTCAATTTCCATCATCCTCACCACCTCTTCAACTTTCTTCCTGTGAGAAAACGGGTCGAGCTCCGAGAACAAAACGACCCGACCCGAGTCCAAACCGGGTAGAGAAATAACATTTTCTTTGGTCCAACCCTGCAGAATAAGGAAATAAGATAAAATCGGGGATAATAATCGGCAAAAGAAGAGGGTGTAGGCGGAGAGCTAACTCTGAATTGGATTCCCTGCGTGTATGATTTGTGAAATTCGTTGTGGGATTTCTCGTCTTGTGGATCGCCGGGAGTGAACTTCACGCCGCACGTAGAACACGCGCGTAAGAGGAAATCGGATTGGCCAAAATCAAGGTGAAACTGTGCGTAGCTTCTCTTCTTGTTTTTTACAAGCGTTGCTGGTTTCGGATCCGAAGTACCAGCATTAGGGTTTGGGCGCCTTCGGGTGTAGGTGTTGATGATGTGGTGTTGCTGATTCTCCCAGACTGACAAATCATCGTCATAGTTGGGAGAAGAAGAAGCTGGGCTGGATGTGAAGAAAGCGGTGATCTTGGACTGCATTTCTGATTCTTTCTTCCTCCTGTGGCAGcgttattgatgattttatttcatttgccGCCAAAACTTTTCGTTCTGTTTTTAAATTTCCCCGCGTTGTTTCTTTTCAATGTCCAAACCCAATTATTTCATACATATAGCTAGGTAATGATTTCATGAATTCAGATTTAGGTACAAATTAAAGACACAAGttattatatagttttattaaatGGTTATAATAGACTTAAATAATACATtcattgatattattaattttgtttatcttttataggtgttattctaaaaataatataaatattaattgacTGTgtagaattattttatatttatattgtgaatatgaaaaaaaattgctatagtatttatttttaggACATTGGtgttttgatattatattttttttattatcttattacattattttttgttactattcattttttttctaaaaatataaaaattaatttttattaaaaatattttacttttacaaaaattgccaaatgatgtcaaataaatttttctcttatttttaatatagtaaACCTAtaacaatattcatatattatataccaagtaaattaaatattcatttaaatcTGCATTTTagtcttaaaaatttgatgtagATTTAATTGGAATGCagattttatgaaaattaagagacacatattataatatgaaatattatagatatttaaaattttaacaaattgaaaagatataagaaatatatatatatatatatatatatatttatttatatatatatatatatatatatttatatatatatatatataatagatattaTAGATATCtcacaaaaataacttttaatttcatCCATATAATCTTtctatatataacaaaatataagataaaataacatataagtaattaatttgCACGAAGTTGAATATTAGATATTGTTATCGATCATGGTGTTAATAcaagttgaaaattttctcttatttttcatcaattaaattaaattaagagtgtgttttttatgctttattatattttatcctTTATCCAAGACTTCTCATTTTGCAAATGCGAATTTATGGAAAAAGTTAAGTGCGTATATAATATACAAACCGTTGATAAGAAATTACGAAAGCAAGTGGTTGATGGGCCTTGTGTTTGATGTGTTTATATGTCGTTACTGGTGAAGGAAGGCCCAATCCGTGTTGTACGAAAGTACTACCTAAGACGAAACTCACTTTCTTTGTGGGCGTGCCAAATGCAAATGCAAATGCAACAAACGCAGCAGCAGGCCACGACGGCACCCATCTCAACCTCCACTCCTCCTCCCTCCTCCGGTGGCTCCGCTTCCGAGGCACCGCCGAAGCAGGTAGCTCAAGCAATGGACAAGCTAGGACAGGCCGAACGAATCATCGCCGACATCCGAATCGGCGCCGACCGCCTCCTCGAAGCGCTATTCGTCGCGGCAGCGCAGCCTCACCAAGGCAACAAGCCTCTCCAAATGTTCCTCAAGGAAGACGCCTGCATGCGTCAGTATCTTCAAGACCTTCGATCGCTTGGTAATCGTGCTGTTGCATTCGTGcccctttgttttttttttgttcccGCGGATTAGGGTTTTGGTTTGCACTCTGCAACGTCGTTTTTATGATTAGTTCTGCGTGGTTTTTCGGTTTTGTAGGTAAGGAGTTGGAAGAGTCTGGTGTTCTCAGTGAATCACTTCGATCGAGGAAAGACTTTTGGGGCTTGCATATGCCACTTGTTTGTCCAGATGGTGCTGTGGTTGCTTATGCGTGGAAACGACAGCTTGCGGGTCAAGCTGGCGCTTCTGCCGTCGACAGGACTAggtttgtttttgttaaatttattcttCAGTTCTGTATGCCATTTCAATTTCCGTGTTTGGATAACGAAATAGGATGGAAAACAATGGATTCAAATTCAAACGTGTTTTGTTTATTTGGTGGTGATGTGTTGAATATATGGAAGACAGCTTAGCGAATGATGGTATCTGGTATTCTGTGACCagtgattttttctttttgatgaTTACGCGTGCATGCATAAGTTGATATCTTAATCTTCCAGTTTTACTATTCGATCCGGAATACGTATTGATATGACCCTATGCTACGTGCTAACCGCCTCAGTCTAAGTTGTGTAGAAATGGTGACAGTTAATGTTAGTAAGTTAGTTTGTTTATCGTAGACAGTTAGACACAGAGAAAGACTATTAACGACTGTACTGTTTTTGCTGACGTCTCAGTTCACTTTCGTCAAGTTTGCCTCCAAATTTTTCTGGTCTCAAATTGACTTTAATTTTGCAGTTATCCTTGCAAACAATATTTTGCACGACATTTAGCTGCTCCACTTTGTTGAATACAATTGTCAAAGAAGTACTTGGCCCCTCTctttatgttttgtttatggtATATAATGATCTTGGTTGCTGACTTGTCATTCTCGATGCTGCTGATTTGTGTTACTTTAATGATACCAGGTTAGCTCTCAAAGCCTTCACTGATCAGAAAAGGCGTTTTTTCCCACATCTTGATGATGGACTTGAGGCCAGTGACTCGGCTTCAAAGAAATGTTGTGGGTCtgaagaaattacagtggatcCCAAGGAAGAAATTAGGTTTTTAAGGACGCTACCTGATGTTCTGAAGTCTGTAGAGAAGGATGTGCCAAGTctgaaaattttaacttttgaacGATTGGACTGGTTAAAAAGAGCTTCCGCACTTAGCTCATCGGCAAATGAGAGTTCTCTGGAACATAACTATCACGGTTCTAATAAGTTAAGGCTAGGATCAGTTGGAACCGTTGCCGAAGAGAAGGTTGCGGTGATAGAAATGTTATTCCCATCTATCTTCAGAGCTGTTATATCCTTGCATCCTGCAGGTTCCATGGATCCTGACGCTGTAGCTTTCTTTTCTCCACATGAGGTATACCTTCCAGTGTTTCTGTCACATGAGAAATGTTAGGAACTCTTCTTCGAATACTCTATTGTTGCTGAAGTTTATGGCGAATTACAAATTTTGATGGGTTGCACTTCTCATTTAATGACTTACTTGATTTAGACGTCGAACCTTCCATAATGTGACTTTTTATGATTCTCAGCCAAGGAAGAAAAGACCGTGGTATATCAGTGTTAGCTTTGTTGAGACAGATTTTTTTTCCGTACTTCTGTATTTAGTTTAGGAGGAATTCTTACCTCCTCGGTGTTTTGCACTTATTTATTTGCTCCAATatgacttatttttattttaaaaaaggcTTATTTGTTATTTCATAATCAATTTGCTTGATTTTACATCTGAATATTCCAGTTTTAACTGTGTACTACTTAACAGAGTGGAAGCTACGTGCATGCAAGGGGTTTTTCAGTTCATCATGTGTTTAGACATATTACGGTAACAGTCTATGTTGCTTGTCATTTGATTCTTTTAGTTACTCTTTGATGTCTTTTTTATTATAGCTTATAGTTGTCTTGCATTGCAGGAGTATGCTGCGACTGCTCTGCAGTACTTTCTCGGGAACCAGACTGAAACCAGTTTATATTGTCTTTTGGTACTGTAATTATCTTTTTCTAGATACTTCGTTTTTTTATGAGGTATtagttattaatatatttgaggTTTTCTTAGCTTTCTTCCTTTTGTGTTGTAGCACTGGATTTCCAGCTACCAGACTCTGTTTTCAAAACCATGCAGGTTCAATTTAATGTTTCCATAACCTTAGATTTTCTTGTCTTTTAGGAAATGTAATGATCTCAATTTGTTGGTGGTGCAGCAAATGTTCACGGCTACTTGCAATGGATAAAAAATCAACTCTACTGTTACCTCCCGTCCATCGACCTTATTGGCAgttttccttttcaaaaattttaagcaTATCCTCAAAAGACCAGAATTCTGATACTAAGACTTATCATATCGGCTGCCTTTCTGAGGAAATATAACTGGATCTACCTATGATTCAGATAAACTAAGTGCTCAATTCTATATGGATCTACCAGGAGCTAGAGTTTCCATCTCATTGTTGTGTGCATGAATTGGAAGATATGAGTTGGTAAAGGGTTTTCTTTACAACTGGTCTATATATTTCATCTCTTGGATTGCATCTTCTGGAAATTATCGAGTATAGCTTCTTATGTAAGCCTCGTAAAAGTGGTCGGATCTATTGATTCTCGTAAGATATATCTCAGATCACGTTTTATGAGATTTGTTCTTTGGACACCTGGAAGTTCTCACTGATCATGGCTTCAAGCAAAAGGTACAAGATAATTATGATCTGTGTTTGCTACATGAAAGTGCCAGGA carries:
- the LOC114180352 gene encoding protein CHROMOSOME TRANSMISSION FIDELITY 7-like is translated as MQSKITAFFTSSPASSSPNYDDDLSVWENQQHHIINTYTRRRPNPNAGTSDPKPATLVKNKKRSYAQFHLDFGQSDFLLRACSTCGVKFTPGDPQDEKSHNEFHKSYTQGIQFRGWTKENVISLPGLDSGRVVLFSELDPFSHRKKVEEVVRMMEIEIGSGWILHERCKVYLFVYLNRVAGCLVAEPIEKAFKVVSCSDAGPVHSAKKRGVTTRSTTLQFGNVIFQRETQRKVVNVSDSEKMEGAIFCDSEPTAAACGVRAIWITPSNRRKGIATQLLDAVRKSFCPGLELGRSQLAFSQPTSAGKALATSYTGTRSFLAY
- the LOC114191942 gene encoding mediator of RNA polymerase II transcription subunit 27-like isoform X1; this encodes MSLLVKEGPIRVVRKYYLRRNSLSLWACQMQMQMQQTQQQATTAPISTSTPPPSSGGSASEAPPKQVAQAMDKLGQAERIIADIRIGADRLLEALFVAAAQPHQGNKPLQMFLKEDACMRQYLQDLRSLGKELEESGVLSESLRSRKDFWGLHMPLVCPDGAVVAYAWKRQLAGQAGASAVDRTRLALKAFTDQKRRFFPHLDDGLEASDSASKKCCGSEEITVDPKEEIRFLRTLPDVLKSVEKDVPSLKILTFERLDWLKRASALSSSANESSLEHNYHGSNKLRLGSVGTVAEEKVAVIEMLFPSIFRAVISLHPAGSMDPDAVAFFSPHESGSYVHARGFSVHHVFRHITEYAATALQYFLGNQTETSLYCLLHWISSYQTLFSKPCSKCSRLLAMDKKSTLLLPPVHRPYWQFSFSKILSISSKDQNSDTKTYHIGCLSEEI
- the LOC114191942 gene encoding mediator of RNA polymerase II transcription subunit 27-like isoform X2 — encoded protein: MSLLVKEGPIRVVRKYYLRRNSLSLWACQMQMQMQQTQQQATTAPISTSTPPPSSGGSASEAPPKQVAQAMDKLGQAERIIADIRIGADRLLEALFVAAAQPHQGNKPLQMFLKEDACMRQYLQDLRSLGKELEESGVLSESLRSRKDFWGLHMPLVCPDGAVVAYAWKRQLAGQAGASAVDRTRLALKAFTDQKRRFFPHLDDGLEASDSASKKCCGSEEITVDPKEEIRFLRTLPDVLKSVEKDVPSLKILTFERLDWLKRASALSSSANESSLEHNYHGSNKLRLGSVGTVAEEKVAVIEMLFPSIFRAVISLHPAGSMDPDAVAFFSPHESGSYVHARGFSVHHVFRHITEYAATALQYFLGNQTETSLYCLLHWISSYQTLFSKPCSKCSRLLAMDKKSTLLLPPVHRPYWQFSFSKILSISSKDQNSDTKTYHIGCLSEEI